TTGAGGGCAAAGGCTCTGCTGTGCAAAGAAAAGAGCTTGAGTTGCTCACTCCCTCCAACTCTGACCCCGGCCTGCCTCCGGCGAGGGGAGCTGCCGCTGGCTCTCCAGGAGGCGCGGCCTCGGTGCGCCCTCTGCTGTGCACGAGGAGTAAAGAGCGTTCCGTCGGAGTCCTGAAGATGGCTGGCAGGGACCGTGGCCTCTCCTCCCCAATAAGGAACAGGGTCactgggctggctggctggctgtagACCACCACTGCAGAGCACACATCTGCTGAGCTGCAGAAGGATGGGCTTGGTCACACCCCTGGTTTCTCAGGACTTCTTCCTCTTAGAAGCTCCTCCACCTCCCTCAAAGGCACGTTCATCATAGGTCCACCCCACTGAGGACCAGGACCATGGGCTGGATGGGCACTACCAGGAGTGACCATGACCGGCCCCCTTAAAAGCTGGGATCCATGCTCATTCAGAGCACTGCCATGTGGGTAAAAGGTAGAACTGGGAATCCAAGAGATCTGGAAAAAGGACCCCTCCCCGAGGGCCGGGATGGCTGGCTGTGAGTCAGGCAGTGAGGCTGGATACTCTGAATAGGTCAAGGGTGAGGAAAGGGGAATAAAGACTAGGGTAAGGAAAGGCAAATGCATGAAGGAGGAACAGGTGTCCAGGCATGTCCATCCAGGCCAAGCTTGTTTGAACCAGGACTTGCTACTGGGTGGGGCTCAGTGAGAAGAGAAACAGCCCCAGGATAACTCCTCAGGAAATAAGGGGGCACCCCAAGTCTGGGTTAATTGCCTCAGGAACATTTCTGGGCCCAGAAGAGGGAGTTAGTCATAGGACCTATATCAAAGGAGAAAGCAGGTGAAAAAAAGGCCAATCCACATTTTATTTGTATCTGCCTTGAACGTGTACATAAATTCTCAGGACCCACTCCCCCATGTTGGGGATGGATGGTAGGTTCTGGAGGGAAGAAGCATCCGATTAAGGACATGAAATTTAACAGAAGGTCCTGCCACCCTGAGCAAGGGGCATCCCTGTGGGCCGGGACTTgcactgtcctccctcccctcccagccatctGTGAATCCTCATGGGCCCTGCTATTTGACACTagctcagccccctcctccccatggACTGGccacgggcaggagacccaacCTCCTCTCTTCAGTGTTTTAGCTTCTTCTGCTTTTCTCATCCCTAAAATTCTACTCCTGGGGTGGGAAAACACCAAAACCCACAACATGTCTCTCCCAAGCCTACTCCTAACTCAGAGTGGTCAAACCAGACTCCTGAGATTAGAAACGTCAGCCGCCAGGGCCCTCACAGCTGGCTGGATCTGAGGGCAGGGTTGGCAGTGGCACTGTGGCAGGATGTGGGGAGGCGCAGGGCTCCTGGGTGTGCCTGAAAGAGGGGAAGAAAGCCCCCCAGGAAGCCAGGGACATGGGCTTATTCGTCGTAGAAGTCAACATGGGCTCCAGACTTGAACTCGTCCTTCTGCAGCAAGCTCAGCAGTTTCTGGGCTGACACCCTGCAATCCACAAGCTTCCCCTTTGTcttcagctcctgcagcttttCTCGCAGGTCTGGGTCCACGGAGGTCTCCCGGGCTAACTGCTGCATGTCTGTGTCCAGGGGACCTAGAGGATGAGGAGCAGAAGATAAGAGAACACGGCTGAGGCAGGGGCCCCTgctgtgtgtggggggtggggtggagtcaCATCTGGCCAGAAGGTGACACCTCATCTTGGCTGACACTTGTCATCAGGATCATCAAAAGCTCCACACTGTCACTGCTGAGCTCCAGACTCAAATTCCAATGTCCTCTGAACATGGTCCCTCGAGACCACCGAGTCTGCACTTCCTGCCCAACCAGCACCTCCCCTGACTTTCCCACGAAGTACCCCTCTCCCAGACTCAAACcttcttctccccaccctctctgcCCCCACAGCCAGCCAGTCAGTCACCAGGTAGGACCCTTGGCTTCTGCCAACCTGCCAACCAGGCCCCTTATGCAACACTGGTTCCCTCCCTGCTTCAACTCCTCCTGTAGACCTCTGCTAAAGTCATCTTGCTGAAACATCACTGGGGTTGGCAAAATGGCAATTTCtagctgtgcccccataaaaaccTCAATTTGGACGACTAACTGCatatagaattattttcaaaagagCCAAGATTCCAGGTGAGGAATTACGCCACCTGAGTCGAAGCACAGAAATAAGAAGAGACCCACCGAGGAAGGTAGGATAGACAGAGTCACATACCCTACCACTCCTTGCCCAAGCCCCGGCAGCCCAGTGTGGGGACGGACATGCTCCCTGTGGGAGGAGAGTGAAGTGAGCACCCATCTTCCCCGGGGGCTCCAGAGTCAGCTTGTCCCAGCACCAGGCCAACTCCTGTGGCCCCAGATGGCTCCCTGTGGGCTGTTATGAACCAGGCCCCCAGCTCACCCCAGCGCCCGCCAGCTCCAGTGGTCCCACAGCCCTAGGCAGCTCCCAGGGGGCACCCGTGAAGCCAGCCCCTGATCTACTCCAGCACTAGCtggctcctgggcctgcgcaGCTCCCAGGAACCCAGGCTTCTGGCACATCCCAGCACTAGCCAACTCCTGTGCCCCTAGATGGCTCCTGTGGGCCCAGGCTTCTGATCAGGGTCTGTGAATGTACCCACAAACCAGGCTCCCCACTAGGCCTAGGGCCAGGCTGACTACCACAGACACAAGATTTGGACCCACCCCAGCAATAGGCGCCTAAGGACTCTAGTAGCAAGCCTGCTATGGACATCACCAGATGGCCCACCCAGAATCACTGGATGGCTTGACTGGTGCAGGGCTTTTCCTGCTGAACTCAGTCTATGAAGACTAGAAGAGGTGCCTACTTCCTCAAAGGCACAGACACCAACACAAGGCCATAAGGATCGTAAATAATCAAAGGAACATGACACCACTGAAGGAATCTAATACAACCCTGATGACTGAGCGTAAAGGTGAGATCTACGAACTGTGtgacaaagaattcagaataatccTCTTAAAGAAATTCAGTGAACTATAAGCAAACACAGATAGGCACCtaaatgaaattaggaaaacaatgtgtgaacaaaatgagaagtccaataaagaaatagaaaccatctgggaaaaaaaataaaaactgtaatcCTAGAAGAATACAATGACTGAACTGAAGAATTAGAGAATTCAACAGAAAACTTGgccaagcagaaaaaaaatctgtgtactagAAGAAAGGTCATTTGAAATCATCTAGTcagagaagcaaaagaaaaaagaaatgaaaaagagtgaaaaaagccTACATGAATTAAGGGTTACATTTAAAGGAAACAATCTATGTATTATTGGagtcccaggaaaaaaaaaaaaaaacaggaagctTATGTAAAGAAATAATGTCTGAGAACCTCCCAAATCTGGGGAGAGATTTGTACATCCAAGTTTAGGAAGCTAATATTTCAACCCCAAAATACCTTCTCCAAGACACCAAGACTAGATGGTTTCACTAGtgaattatgtcttttttttattatgacaacatcatattattttgattactgtagctttgtaataggGTTTTGAATCAGAGAGTATGATGCTGGAGAGTTTTATTCcactttctcaagattgctttggctatttagggtcttttCTGATTCTATAcgtattttagaattatttgctttattcctgtgaaaaatgccattggaattttgatagggattgcattaaatctgcaggctgctttaggtagtatggacattttaacaatattaatccttccaatccatgagcatggcatcttcccatttattttgtatcttcaacttctttcatcaatgtcttatagttttcagtgtacaagcctTTTACCTctctggttaaatttattcctaggcattttattcttcttgAGGCAACTGTAAATGTGACTGTTGTttaagtttctctttctgatagtttattattaatgcatagaaatgcaattgattttgtatcctgcaactttactgaatttgttagttctaatagttttttggtaaAGTCTTTAGGGTTTCCTATGTATAATATGTCATGtgcaaatagagacagttttacctcttcctttccaatttggatgcctttgatttttcttgcctaattgctctggctaggacttccaatattatgttaaataaaagtagTAAGAATAGCTTccttgggggcggggggtgggaagggacagactgggatttcaaaatgtagaatagataaacaagattatactgtatagcacagagaaatatatacaagatcttatggtagctcacagagaaaaaaaatgtgacaatgaatatatgtatgttcatgtataactgaaaaatcgtgctctacactagaatttgacagaacattgtaaaattattataaatcaataaaaaatgttaaaaaaatagcttccttgtcttgttcctgatcttagacgAAAAGATTTTATCTTTTCATCATTAAGTACACTAGCTGtgagcttgtcatatatggcctttgttatgttTAGGTACATTCCCTCTATTCCTACTTTGCTGAGTCTTTTAAATCgtaaatgggtgctgaattttgtcaaatgcttcttcTGCACTTATTAAGATGATCATATAAATTTTACCCTTcactttgttaatgtggtgtattgcACTGACTGACttgcagatgttgaaccatcTCTGCACCCttagaataaatcccacttgatcatggtatatgatcctctTAATGTAtagttgaatttggtttgctaataattttgaggatttctgcatctatattcatcaagtatattggcctttaatttttttttcttgtagtgtccttgtctggttttggtatgaaggcaatgttggcctcataaaatgagcctggagagTTTTCCCACCTTTGCATGCAGGATGCCTTACACCTGCTGATATGGAAGCAGTCCTCAAGGTCAAAGTCCAGTTCAGCCACCTCCAATTAAGCCATCTGGTCACCCCACCAGAAAGGACTTGCTTCTTTCTTGAACCCTTATAGACACTTTCTATTCTTCATATAGGAGCCACAGCACCCAAGAATTTGGAGTTAATGGATCTCATGGGCAGAAAATCAAGGAAACTCAGGCTTGGAAGGAGAATCACCCCTCTGATCCTCAAACATCTTTCAATCACTCATGCATCCCTGGTAAGTAGGGACTTGCTACCTTTCCAAACAACCCACTCCATCTTTGGACACTTGTTAGAACATTCTTCCAGAGACTGAAACAAAAACCCAACTAGTCTCAGTCTTCATTCAGGCCCTGGGAGCCTCACAAAAAGTTCAACTTCCTCATAATGCCCATGGCAGCCCCCTCAGACGTAACCCAGTCGCATGGAATTCCGGAGTCTGCCCTGCTCCTGATTGTGGTTTCCATTTGCTCACTGTTGACTGAGTAAATCCTAGGCTGAGCTCAGACTGGGTGCTGGGTTGAATGTTGGCTGTAAGAGTAACTGTATatgtgaggaagggagggaggattgGGTACTAAAGAGCATGAAGTAGACACGGCACTGATCATGAACTTGGACGCAAGGTttgatcctggctctgccccatCTGGACTTTGGTCAGGTCAATCCACCTCTTTGCTCCTAGGGTTCCAAGGGGAATAAGCTACTGGATCTCTAAGTTGCTCAGACATTATATAACAGCTATGTCACCACCTTCTAATTTCAGCAACCTCAAGCCTAGAATAGAAGCCTCACTTTTAAGAATGGGGTACAGTGGCATTATGGTAGGGCGATGAGAAGCCAGATCAAGTGTCACAAGACCCCCTACCCTTTAACTTTCCTGAGGATGGGACCCTATCTTATTTATCCCAGCATCCCCCAGAATTCCAGCACTGTTCAGTCTGGGATGGTCAGTATTCAACAATGTCTGTCTGCTCATCATTCAGCTCACATTTACTGCAGACTGGCTCAGTGCGATGCTttgctaggtgctggggacaaTGGACAGTCCCCGCGCAGAAAGAGATGTAAAGAAGTATACATATGAACATAATACAGTGTGGTAAGTCCTATCTAACAATTAGAAATGCTAACAATCAGATAGCACTTCACAGTTAGGAATCACTTTCACATACATTACATCATTCAGTCCTCCAAACTGCTCTGTCAGACAGGTAGCATCTTCCCTATTTCACATGAAGAAATGAGGTACAGGCCTGTTATTTAAATCCTAATCATCTCTCAAAGTCTAATCTCTCAGACTTTTTGGCCCCACCCTCAAGTCCAGGCAGCTCAATCGGTACCCTCTAACTAAAGCTGCCTGCCCCTGCCAACACTAAACTTCCTTGGAGCCTGTGCTTCCCTTAAGGAGTGATGGGTCATGATTCAGGGACAATATATTCTATGGACCTTTCCTGAGGGGGATAGAGGAGGCTCCTTGCTCAGTCCCCAGAAGGTAACCGGCCAATTCCGGGCACAGGGACGGCAGTAATGCTTCACCTACCTGGGGCATAGCTCAGCACCCTCACACTCGGATCCTCTGCGGCCAGGACCTGGAACAGCATGTCACGAGCAGCCTTCCCCGCACAGTACAGTGCCCAGCCCTTGAAGGGCTGCAGCGCACAGAGGGATGAGATGTTAACCACAGTCCTGCTGAGGCCAGGACTCTTTGGGAAGGCCTTCAGGATGCTGGAAGTCAGACAGAGCATGGAGGTCAGGTTCAGAGCCCAGTAGTTGTTCACTTCAGCTGAGTCAGCCAGGTCCACGAAGCCTTTGGACACATCCCCAAGAGTGGCTGAAAAACCAGACCTTAGGAATCACTCAATTTATTCCAGAAATCCCCTTCCCATCCAGACCTAGAGGAGTTTCCCTAGTGCTTCGGAAGACGCCTCCATCTTCCTAGCTCTGCAGATGGATACACCTGGGGGAACCCACACCTGAAGCTGCAGACTCGCTTTGCTCCGGGACAGGAGGCGGGGttcgggggaggggcgggggaacTCTGGGGGCCAATTGGAGAAATGGGGGAACTTAACTTCTATTGGGAACCCCCTATCCTAACTCACGCCTCCGCCAGAGGGCGCCCAGCAAGATGATTAGGAAAGTTCTACAAGCGTTCTGAAAAACTTGGCGTTGAATCCGGAAGGGGAGAATGGGGGGGAGGTGGCGGAAaaaaggggaggtggggggcaaaAAGGGCAGGTGGGGGCAAGATAAGCTTCCGTAACAGCACCGCGTCTTCCTCGCACCTCGCATAAACTAGGTCTTTCGGGAGTCTTTTCTGACTCCTAGGAGACACCTTTAAAGTTCCAAGTGGTGGGGGaagtgagagggagggagaacagAAAGGGACGCTAAGCAGTACCCCGAAGCGCTCGCACAGGTGGAGTCCGGCCCCGCCCGCGGGCGTCTTACCCGCGTTGTTGATGAGCAGCATTCGCTGCAGGCCCTCGGGCCTGGGGAGCTCGCGCACGGCGGCGAGCAGCCGCTGCAAGTCGGCCTCGGCGCCCAGGTCGGCGGGCACCCGCACCAGGCGCAGGCCCGGCCGCCCGGAGCCCAGCTCGGCCTCCAGCTGCCGCAGCGCCTCGTCGTTGCGGGCGCTTAGGACCAGCACGGAGCCAGGCGACAGCAGCGGGACCAGGAGCTGGGCCAGCGTCCGGCCGAAGCCGCGGGAGGCCCCGGTCAGCACGCACACGGCGCGCCCCAGGCTGCCCACCTTGCCGGCGCCCGCCTCCATGCCTCCGATCTCCGCGAGCTGGCGCCGGAACCTGAGACCCTGCAGGGGACCGGGCGGCCgcggtgggcggggcggcggcggggagTGGGCGGGGCCCCGCCCGGCGGGGGCGGGAACCTGAAGCTGCGGGCGGAGAGCAGCCGGCGCCGGTTTCCGC
The genomic region above belongs to Vicugna pacos chromosome 15, VicPac4, whole genome shotgun sequence and contains:
- the SPR gene encoding sepiapterin reductase, translating into MEAGAGKVGSLGRAVCVLTGASRGFGRTLAQLLVPLLSPGSVLVLSARNDEALRQLEAELGSGRPGLRLVRVPADLGAEADLQRLLAAVRELPRPEGLQRMLLINNAATLGDVSKGFVDLADSAEVNNYWALNLTSMLCLTSSILKAFPKSPGLSRTVVNISSLCALQPFKGWALYCAGKAARDMLFQVLAAEDPSVRVLSYAPGPLDTDMQQLARETSVDPDLREKLQELKTKGKLVDCRVSAQKLLSLLQKDEFKSGAHVDFYDE